One window from the genome of [Clostridium] celerecrescens 18A encodes:
- a CDS encoding GntR family transcriptional regulator has protein sequence MDYMKSNSQPVSADYVFLNIRKRILKLELEPGTRISENQMAEEYGVSRTIIRNAFARLNQLGLLTVYPQRGTYVSLIDLKLIGDLLILRTAVEKEELYELLSQRDEEKIGRLVKELEDNLEKQESYRDVEGYDLEFQKLDSAFHRAIAESVERYNLIKLLEDLMLHISRWRNFDVALGKRMPCLIDEHRRIVDEIKGGDFVKAQQAMADHLETISEIRAKAKEKYPQYFLNI, from the coding sequence ATGGATTATATGAAAAGTAACAGCCAGCCGGTTTCCGCTGATTATGTTTTCCTTAATATCAGAAAACGTATTTTAAAGCTGGAATTAGAGCCTGGAACCAGGATCAGTGAAAATCAGATGGCGGAAGAGTATGGGGTGTCAAGAACCATCATCCGTAATGCCTTTGCAAGGCTGAATCAGCTTGGGCTTCTTACGGTGTACCCCCAGAGAGGTACTTATGTAAGCTTGATTGATCTGAAACTCATCGGAGACTTATTGATATTAAGGACTGCCGTGGAGAAGGAAGAGCTATATGAACTGTTGTCCCAGAGGGACGAAGAGAAGATTGGAAGACTGGTAAAAGAACTGGAGGATAATTTAGAAAAACAGGAGTCCTACCGGGATGTGGAGGGGTATGACCTGGAGTTTCAAAAGCTGGATTCTGCATTCCACCGGGCCATTGCGGAAAGTGTGGAACGGTATAATCTTATAAAATTGCTGGAGGATTTAATGCTCCACATTTCTAGATGGCGGAATTTCGATGTGGCGCTTGGCAAAAGAATGCCCTGTCTGATCGATGAACACCGGAGGATTGTCGACGAAATCAAAGGCGGCGATTTTGTCAAAGCCCAGCAGGCTATGGCAGATCACCTGGAAACCATATCCGAGATCAGAGCGAAAGCAAAGGAAAAGTATCCACAGTATTTCTTAAACATTTAA
- a CDS encoding acyl-CoA dehydratase activase gives MFTLGVDIGSTTSKAVILKDGQEILSTSLIGAGTGTNGPGRAIEAVLAAGNLKPEEITAVYATGYGRKLLKNADGEMSELSCHARGVHHLLPEVRTIIDIGGQDAKVLSLGADGRMTEFLMNDKCAAGTGRFLDVMAGILQLRIEDLEKQAALSKQTVKISSTCTVFAESEVISQLANGVEIPDLVAGICQSVASRVAALAKRVGVKETVCMSGGVAKNGGVRKAMEQELGLKITYSPMAQLMGALGAALYAYDKS, from the coding sequence ATGTTTACATTAGGAGTTGACATAGGCTCTACCACCTCCAAAGCGGTCATTTTGAAAGATGGACAGGAAATTCTGTCGACCTCTCTGATTGGGGCAGGGACAGGAACCAATGGTCCGGGACGGGCAATTGAGGCTGTACTTGCCGCAGGGAACTTAAAGCCGGAAGAGATAACTGCTGTTTATGCTACCGGTTATGGAAGGAAGCTGTTAAAAAATGCCGATGGAGAGATGAGTGAACTCAGCTGCCATGCAAGGGGTGTCCATCATCTTCTTCCGGAAGTGCGGACCATCATTGACATTGGCGGACAGGATGCAAAGGTACTTTCCCTGGGGGCCGACGGGCGAATGACAGAATTTTTGATGAATGACAAATGTGCGGCAGGAACCGGACGGTTTCTGGATGTCATGGCAGGAATCCTTCAGCTGAGGATTGAGGATCTGGAAAAGCAGGCTGCCTTATCAAAGCAGACCGTCAAAATATCCAGTACCTGTACGGTATTTGCTGAATCCGAAGTCATTTCCCAGCTGGCAAACGGGGTTGAGATCCCGGATCTGGTTGCCGGCATCTGCCAGTCTGTAGCCAGCCGGGTAGCGGCTTTGGCAAAACGGGTCGGTGTGAAAGAAACAGTGTGTATGAGCGGCGGCGTTGCAAAAAATGGCGGGGTACGCAAAGCCATGGAGCAGGAGCTGGGTCTTAAAATTACATATTCACCAATGGCTCAGCTCATGGGTGCTTTAGGAGCAGCGCTTTACGCTTATGATAAATCATAA
- a CDS encoding 2-hydroxyacyl-CoA dehydratase subunit D, translated as MGEGETKPKFTIDPNSAKFKLNEIVAKHYKEVQEAKDRGEKIGWCASNFPQEIFQTLGIKVCYPENQAAAIAARGAGQRLCEISEAEGYSNDICAYARISLAHMMVGETPEQNMPLPDFVLCCNNICNCMIKWYENIAKELNIPLILIDIPFNPDYEVSDAQVAYVKSQFLAAIEQLEEITGKKWSEEKFKEVMEISNRTSRAWLEATAYTKYTPSPLNGFDLLNHMAVAVCARGTVEAAEAFETLLEEYKKAVEEGTSTFRAEEKYRIMFEGIACWPHLRTTATGLKSRGINMVATIYADAFGFIYDDFDGLIRAYCNVPNAMNLEHARDKREAIVKKTNTEGLLVHTNRSCKLWSGFMYEMSRQIGEDCQIPVTSFDGDQADPRNFSEAQYETRVQGLTEIMESNKGGKD; from the coding sequence ATGGGTGAAGGAGAGACAAAACCAAAATTTACCATTGATCCCAATTCAGCCAAGTTTAAGCTGAACGAGATTGTGGCAAAGCACTACAAGGAGGTCCAGGAGGCAAAGGACAGGGGAGAAAAAATCGGCTGGTGCGCCAGCAATTTCCCTCAGGAAATTTTTCAGACATTAGGCATTAAAGTGTGCTATCCCGAGAATCAGGCAGCAGCGATTGCAGCAAGAGGAGCCGGGCAGCGGCTGTGTGAAATTTCAGAGGCGGAAGGTTATTCCAATGACATCTGCGCTTATGCAAGGATCAGTCTGGCACATATGATGGTGGGGGAAACTCCGGAGCAGAACATGCCTCTGCCGGACTTCGTACTTTGCTGCAATAACATCTGCAACTGCATGATCAAATGGTATGAGAACATTGCAAAAGAGCTTAATATTCCGCTGATTCTCATTGACATTCCATTTAATCCTGATTACGAGGTTTCAGATGCCCAGGTAGCATATGTAAAGAGCCAGTTCCTTGCGGCTATTGAACAGCTGGAGGAAATTACCGGTAAGAAATGGAGTGAAGAGAAATTCAAGGAGGTCATGGAGATCTCAAACAGGACTTCCAGAGCATGGCTGGAGGCTACAGCCTACACCAAATATACTCCTTCTCCTCTTAACGGCTTTGACCTGCTTAATCATATGGCGGTTGCCGTATGTGCTAGAGGGACCGTGGAAGCGGCCGAAGCTTTTGAAACCCTGTTAGAGGAATATAAAAAAGCAGTGGAAGAGGGAACCAGTACCTTCCGTGCAGAGGAAAAATACAGAATTATGTTTGAAGGGATCGCCTGCTGGCCACATTTAAGAACAACAGCCACCGGTCTTAAGTCCCGGGGAATCAACATGGTGGCAACCATTTATGCCGATGCTTTTGGATTCATTTACGATGACTTTGATGGCCTGATCCGTGCCTACTGCAACGTGCCCAATGCCATGAACTTAGAGCATGCAAGAGATAAGAGAGAGGCCATTGTAAAGAAGACCAATACAGAGGGGCTTCTGGTTCATACTAACCGTTCCTGCAAGCTTTGGAGCGGCTTCATGTATGAGATGAGCCGCCAGATCGGAGAGGACTGTCAGATACCAGTCACCTCATTTGACGGTGATCAGGCAGACCCGCGGAACTTCTCAGAGGCTCAGTATGAAACAAGGGTACAGGGGCTGACAGAAATCATGGAATCCAATAAAGGGGGGAAAGACTGA
- a CDS encoding 2-hydroxyacyl-CoA dehydratase subunit D has translation MATLSELLENFHEIACSPKNQLNAYLEQGKKVVACVPVYTPEELIHSMGLVPMGAWGADIELKESKRYFPAFICSIMQSILELGIRGEYKGISAIVIPSLCDSLKCLGQNWKYAVKDIPFIPMTYPQNRKPESGKEFTKASYERVIRDLEAATGEKFSEASLAKSNEIYNEHNASMRELAEILEQHPSITAVQRRDIFKSAHFMRKEEHTALVSQLIEALSQVEEKESKIKVITTGILADSDGLLKIFDEHGLQIAADDVAHESRQYRTNVNLELEPLEGLADKFSRMDHCSVLYDPEKKRAGYIVDLAKKYKAKGVVVLLTKFCDPEEFDYVMVKKACAEAGIPIIQIEVDRQMVNYEQAGTMMEAFIDML, from the coding sequence ATGGCAACATTGAGTGAATTATTAGAAAATTTTCATGAGATTGCATGTTCACCGAAAAACCAGCTGAATGCTTATCTGGAGCAGGGAAAAAAGGTTGTTGCTTGTGTTCCTGTCTATACTCCGGAAGAACTGATCCACTCCATGGGGCTTGTTCCTATGGGAGCATGGGGCGCGGATATTGAGTTAAAAGAGTCTAAAAGATATTTTCCTGCGTTTATCTGTTCCATTATGCAGAGCATTCTGGAGCTGGGAATCAGGGGAGAATACAAAGGTATTTCTGCCATCGTGATTCCTTCTCTCTGTGACTCTTTAAAGTGTTTGGGACAGAACTGGAAATATGCGGTGAAAGACATTCCATTTATTCCAATGACTTATCCACAGAATCGGAAACCGGAGTCAGGAAAAGAATTTACCAAAGCTTCCTACGAGCGTGTGATCAGAGACTTGGAGGCAGCAACCGGTGAAAAATTCAGTGAAGCTTCCCTGGCTAAGTCCAATGAGATCTACAATGAACATAATGCGTCAATGAGAGAGCTGGCAGAGATTTTAGAACAGCATCCATCCATCACAGCAGTCCAGAGAAGAGATATTTTTAAAAGTGCTCATTTCATGCGAAAGGAAGAACATACAGCGCTGGTAAGCCAGCTGATAGAGGCTTTGTCACAGGTAGAGGAGAAGGAAAGCAAAATAAAGGTGATCACCACCGGGATCCTGGCCGACAGCGACGGTCTGCTTAAGATCTTTGACGAACATGGACTGCAGATTGCTGCAGATGATGTTGCCCATGAATCCAGACAGTATCGTACAAATGTCAATCTGGAACTGGAACCTTTGGAAGGACTTGCAGATAAATTTTCCCGGATGGATCATTGTTCTGTCCTGTACGACCCGGAAAAGAAGAGAGCCGGTTATATCGTTGACCTGGCAAAGAAATACAAAGCAAAAGGTGTGGTCGTTCTTTTAACGAAATTCTGTGACCCCGAAGAATTTGATTATGTAATGGTGAAAAAAGCCTGTGCTGAGGCGGGGATTCCTATCATTCAGATAGAAGTAGACAGGCAGATGGTAAATTACGAGCAAGCAGGAACGATGATGGAAGCATTTATAGATATGCTTTAA
- a CDS encoding YkvI family membrane protein, whose amino-acid sequence MIDKNKMPVAVGVAFVWFTTQFGGGFASGAQLVQYFVAFGIWALITPILAQAIGAVFQWYGLRFAKLHDAYDYRTFNNKFYGKFAPIFSNLYELVYILLLCLAPSVAFATGGSTMQSLTGIPYMACTLIIGLFIFFVTIFGTDFVRKAASTLSVIIIAGLLIVYIPNIIVSWGDIVRNIKTLGANPAPAGPALWSCFIYGSFQLASIGLLYQHAESFKSEKEAGTSMIYGFIVNSGLIMLSTLGIMAVATNPDLSKDPLPVITLIKGGVGAGFMNPMISILIILGAVSTAVNMIAGAVQRVVVALEKSEERRNDGKPSAKTLICALLCTILAFAIAQFGLLPLVKVGYGYLGYVTIVVVLVPFLIRMIGEAMGKVEK is encoded by the coding sequence ATGATCGATAAAAATAAAATGCCGGTAGCCGTGGGCGTTGCTTTCGTATGGTTTACAACACAGTTTGGCGGTGGGTTTGCATCTGGTGCCCAGCTGGTCCAGTATTTCGTAGCATTTGGTATTTGGGCGCTTATTACCCCGATTCTGGCTCAGGCGATCGGAGCGGTGTTCCAGTGGTATGGGCTCCGGTTTGCAAAGCTTCATGATGCTTATGATTACAGAACCTTTAACAATAAGTTTTACGGAAAATTCGCTCCAATTTTTTCCAACCTTTATGAGCTTGTATACATATTATTGCTGTGCCTGGCTCCCTCTGTTGCCTTTGCGACCGGAGGTTCCACCATGCAGTCCCTTACTGGAATCCCATATATGGCTTGTACCTTGATCATAGGTTTGTTTATCTTTTTTGTAACCATTTTCGGAACGGATTTTGTAAGAAAAGCGGCATCTACTTTGTCAGTCATTATCATAGCTGGTCTATTGATCGTTTACATACCGAACATTATTGTCAGCTGGGGTGATATCGTAAGAAACATCAAGACTTTAGGAGCTAATCCTGCACCTGCTGGTCCGGCCCTCTGGAGCTGCTTTATTTATGGTTCCTTCCAGCTGGCTTCCATCGGATTATTATACCAGCATGCGGAATCATTTAAGTCAGAAAAGGAAGCCGGAACCAGTATGATTTACGGATTTATCGTAAACTCCGGACTGATTATGCTTTCCACTTTAGGAATTATGGCAGTAGCGACTAATCCGGATTTATCCAAAGATCCTCTTCCGGTAATCACACTGATTAAAGGCGGAGTGGGAGCCGGCTTTATGAATCCTATGATTTCCATACTCATTATTTTAGGAGCGGTATCAACGGCGGTTAATATGATTGCCGGAGCAGTTCAGAGAGTTGTAGTTGCACTTGAAAAGTCGGAGGAAAGAAGAAATGACGGAAAGCCTTCAGCAAAAACCTTAATCTGCGCATTGTTATGTACCATTCTTGCATTTGCCATCGCCCAGTTTGGACTTCTTCCCCTGGTAAAAGTGGGATATGGATACCTGGGTTATGTAACCATTGTGGTGGTACTGGTTCCGTTCCTGATCCGAATGATCGGAGAAGCGATGGGAAAAGTCGAGAAATAA
- a CDS encoding AMP-binding protein — MTGLLSETIGELLHKRAVLTPNGAGICYQDRCFSWKEADEISDFWAADFIRRGISRGKHVALWGINSPEWIMAYFAFMKSGAIVLPVNTCYKEQELNRVLKEGNADYLFYGKGCNNADYRPVISKAGLDRPDTFLKGIVSLDHLSCCEMGENREEEKWLLKEIEQNLSSKDTANILFTSGTSGVPKGVMLSHENMVNNSAEMVRSMHWNESDRMCLSVPLFHCFGITAGILSAVHAGAAIYINQYYKSIGVMENIQKNSCTILNGVPSMFLAMVKNSRRKEYDLSSLRSGIIAGSAIHPSDYLHICEELKMEHLQPSYGQTESSPAITITGYSDPICQKALTAGKKIPNTELRIWDEGKKRVAKTGSVGEIQSRGYHIMKGYYNKTNEAEVALDEEGWLHTGDCGYLDENGYLYITGRKKEMIIRGGENIAPVEIENCILELPEIKDVKVIGIDAQVLQEEIAACIIMESGAELSEERVKKHVRENLADYKVPKYVYRFDSFPFNISGKVMVHELRQEVEKRLAKRG, encoded by the coding sequence ATGACAGGCCTTTTATCAGAAACAATCGGAGAACTGCTTCATAAAAGAGCTGTTCTTACGCCGAATGGAGCAGGAATCTGCTACCAGGATCGATGCTTTTCCTGGAAAGAGGCGGATGAAATTTCGGATTTTTGGGCAGCTGACTTTATAAGAAGAGGAATTTCGCGCGGAAAACATGTCGCGTTGTGGGGGATTAACAGCCCGGAATGGATCATGGCGTATTTTGCTTTTATGAAGTCCGGGGCAATTGTGCTCCCGGTCAATACATGCTATAAGGAACAGGAATTGAACCGGGTATTAAAAGAAGGAAATGCAGACTATCTGTTCTATGGAAAGGGCTGCAACAATGCGGATTATAGACCGGTCATTTCAAAAGCAGGGCTGGATCGTCCGGACACCTTCTTAAAGGGGATTGTTTCCCTGGACCATCTGTCTTGCTGTGAAATGGGGGAAAACAGGGAGGAAGAGAAATGGCTTTTAAAAGAAATAGAACAGAACTTATCCTCAAAGGATACCGCTAATATACTTTTTACCTCTGGTACCTCCGGTGTTCCAAAAGGAGTGATGTTAAGCCACGAAAACATGGTCAACAATTCAGCCGAAATGGTGCGTTCCATGCATTGGAACGAAAGTGACCGCATGTGCTTATCCGTCCCCCTGTTTCACTGTTTTGGCATCACAGCGGGCATTTTGTCCGCTGTCCATGCCGGAGCGGCAATTTATATCAATCAGTATTATAAGTCCATTGGAGTAATGGAAAACATACAGAAAAATTCCTGCACCATTCTAAACGGTGTTCCCAGCATGTTCCTTGCTATGGTAAAGAACAGCAGGAGAAAAGAATACGATCTAAGTTCCCTAAGAAGCGGAATTATTGCGGGTTCCGCCATTCACCCGTCAGATTATCTCCATATCTGTGAAGAGCTGAAGATGGAGCATTTGCAGCCTTCCTATGGGCAGACCGAGTCTTCCCCTGCAATTACCATAACCGGATATTCGGATCCGATCTGCCAAAAGGCCCTTACGGCAGGAAAAAAGATTCCTAATACGGAATTAAGAATCTGGGATGAAGGGAAAAAGAGGGTTGCTAAGACAGGAAGTGTGGGAGAAATCCAGTCCCGGGGATATCACATCATGAAGGGCTATTACAACAAAACGAATGAAGCAGAGGTCGCGCTGGATGAGGAGGGCTGGCTTCATACCGGGGACTGCGGTTATCTGGATGAAAATGGCTATCTTTATATAACCGGACGAAAAAAAGAGATGATTATCCGGGGCGGTGAAAACATAGCGCCGGTGGAAATTGAAAACTGCATTCTGGAGCTTCCTGAAATCAAGGATGTGAAGGTGATAGGGATTGATGCCCAGGTTCTTCAAGAAGAAATCGCTGCCTGTATCATCATGGAGTCTGGGGCAGAGCTTTCAGAAGAAAGGGTTAAGAAACACGTCCGTGAGAACCTGGCGGATTATAAGGTTCCCAAATATGTTTATCGATTTGATTCATTTCCTTTTAACATCAGCGGAAAGGTTATGGTCCATGAGTTACGGCAGGAAGTCGAGAAACGGTTAGCGAAAAGAGGTTAA
- a CDS encoding acyl-CoA dehydrogenase family protein — MYFTKQHELVRKLAREFAEKELTNEILDEVEESGTFPEEILYKMGKAGFFGIKTPKEYGGSGGDARCYVLVMEEMARVSGVASIYVSSPNSLSGGPLLLSGTEEQKRKYLPSLINGSKKLCFALTEPGAGSDAGGMQSTAVKDGDFYILNGRKTFITMAPLADYAVVYAKTDMTKGTKGISAFIVDMKNTPGISCGKPEHKMGVIGCATSDIIMDNARIPAENLLGEEGMGFINAMKTLDTGRMGVAAQSIGVAQGALDEAIKYAKERKQFGRRIGDFQAIAFMIADMATKLEAAKQLVYKTAYLMDTHQPATLEASMAKYYASEVCNEIASKSLQIHGGYGFIKDYKIERMYRDCRVFTIYEGTSQIQQLVISGKLLKK, encoded by the coding sequence ATGTATTTTACAAAACAGCATGAGCTTGTCCGGAAACTGGCAAGAGAGTTTGCGGAAAAAGAACTGACCAATGAGATCCTCGATGAGGTTGAGGAAAGCGGGACATTTCCGGAGGAAATCCTTTACAAAATGGGAAAGGCCGGATTTTTCGGCATTAAGACGCCAAAGGAATACGGAGGTTCAGGCGGTGATGCCCGCTGTTACGTGCTGGTGATGGAGGAAATGGCTAGAGTCAGCGGAGTTGCAAGCATTTATGTATCTTCTCCCAATTCTCTTTCCGGAGGTCCTCTGTTATTATCCGGCACAGAGGAGCAAAAACGGAAATACCTTCCCTCATTGATAAACGGCAGCAAAAAGCTTTGCTTTGCTCTGACTGAGCCTGGAGCAGGTTCCGATGCAGGCGGTATGCAGTCGACTGCGGTAAAGGATGGGGATTTCTACATATTGAATGGCAGAAAGACCTTTATCACCATGGCACCTCTGGCAGATTATGCGGTAGTCTACGCAAAGACGGATATGACAAAGGGGACAAAAGGAATCAGCGCATTTATCGTAGATATGAAAAACACTCCTGGAATATCCTGCGGAAAGCCGGAGCATAAAATGGGCGTTATCGGCTGTGCCACCAGCGATATCATTATGGACAATGCAAGAATTCCGGCAGAGAACCTTCTTGGTGAAGAGGGCATGGGATTTATAAATGCCATGAAGACTCTGGATACCGGCCGTATGGGAGTGGCTGCCCAGTCCATCGGAGTTGCTCAGGGAGCTTTGGACGAGGCCATTAAATATGCAAAGGAACGGAAACAGTTCGGAAGACGGATCGGAGATTTCCAGGCAATTGCATTTATGATCGCAGATATGGCGACTAAGCTGGAGGCGGCAAAGCAGCTGGTTTATAAAACTGCTTACTTAATGGATACCCATCAGCCTGCAACCTTGGAAGCTTCTATGGCAAAGTATTATGCTTCTGAAGTCTGTAATGAAATCGCTTCAAAATCCCTTCAGATCCATGGCGGTTACGGATTTATCAAAGATTATAAGATTGAGCGCATGTACAGGGATTGCCGTGTGTTCACCATTTACGAAGGTACTTCACAAATCCAGCAGCTGGTGATTTCCGGAAAACTGCTTAAGAAATAA
- the etfB gene encoding electron transfer flavoprotein subunit beta codes for MKILVCVKQVPDTNEVKIDPVKGTLIRDGVPSILNPDDANALEEALKIKDEKPGTTVSVITMGPPQADDMLRECLAMGADEAYLLSDRAFGGADTCATSTTIAAGIQKIGDYDIIFAGRQAIDGDTAQVGPQVAWRLGIPVVTYVQDVKLCEEKVIVQRQMENGYEILEVQMPCLLTAVKELNEPRYMSIGGIMDAYAKKVTVWNHEDVVLDPKDCGLNASPTQVFRSFTPAPKGKGEMLNGTVTEMTELLTEKLKEKHYL; via the coding sequence ATGAAAATTTTGGTTTGTGTAAAACAGGTGCCGGATACCAATGAAGTAAAGATCGATCCGGTAAAGGGTACATTGATCCGTGACGGAGTTCCCAGCATATTAAATCCTGATGATGCAAATGCCCTGGAAGAGGCATTGAAAATAAAAGATGAAAAGCCTGGAACAACGGTTTCCGTCATTACCATGGGGCCGCCTCAAGCTGATGATATGTTAAGAGAATGCCTGGCGATGGGAGCGGATGAGGCTTATCTGCTCAGCGACAGGGCCTTTGGCGGGGCCGATACCTGTGCTACCTCCACCACCATTGCTGCCGGCATTCAAAAAATCGGAGATTATGACATTATTTTTGCAGGACGCCAGGCCATTGACGGAGATACGGCCCAGGTAGGCCCCCAGGTAGCCTGGAGACTCGGCATACCGGTTGTGACTTACGTTCAGGATGTAAAGCTTTGCGAGGAAAAGGTAATCGTACAAAGGCAGATGGAAAATGGATATGAGATTCTGGAAGTTCAGATGCCCTGTCTGCTTACTGCGGTAAAGGAACTGAATGAGCCCCGTTACATGAGTATAGGCGGCATCATGGACGCATATGCAAAAAAAGTTACCGTATGGAATCATGAGGATGTGGTACTGGATCCCAAAGACTGTGGTTTAAATGCTTCCCCTACCCAGGTTTTCCGTTCCTTTACTCCCGCTCCTAAGGGAAAAGGGGAGATGCTTAACGGAACAGTGACCGAAATGACAGAACTGCTGACAGAGAAACTGAAAGAGAAGCATTATCTTTAA
- a CDS encoding electron transfer flavoprotein subunit alpha — translation MAVNVIKEKCRGCTICVKNCPFEAITMENKVAVIGTACTGCGVCVEKCPFDAIEKSEEPKDTVDLSEYRDVWVFAEQREGALMPVVKELLGEGRKLADEIGCSLCSVLCGNHVEGLAEELFEYGADKVYLADHKELESYRTDAYTAVIHDAIKSYKPEIVLLGATHIGRDLGPCLAVRCNTGLTADCTKLEIDEEDKKIKQTRPAFGGNLMATIVCPNHRPQMSTVRPGVMEKADRQEGRKGQVIPLSVSFEKDDIRTRILEVVKQAGEAVSLTDAEIIVSGGMGLGGAEGFELLKKLADKLGGVVAASRAAVDAGWIDHSYQVGQTGTTVRPKLYFACGISGAIQHVAGMQNSEQIIAINKNPAAPIFEVADYGIVGDYNQVIPALIEALDK, via the coding sequence ATGGCTGTAAATGTAATAAAAGAAAAATGCAGGGGCTGTACGATCTGCGTAAAGAATTGCCCATTTGAAGCAATTACAATGGAAAATAAAGTGGCCGTCATCGGTACTGCCTGTACCGGCTGTGGTGTTTGTGTTGAAAAGTGTCCGTTTGATGCAATAGAAAAGTCAGAAGAGCCAAAGGATACGGTTGATTTATCGGAATACCGGGATGTATGGGTATTTGCAGAACAAAGAGAAGGAGCACTTATGCCGGTCGTAAAAGAACTTCTGGGTGAAGGGCGGAAACTGGCGGATGAGATTGGATGCAGCCTTTGTTCTGTATTATGCGGTAACCATGTGGAAGGACTTGCGGAGGAACTGTTTGAATATGGAGCAGATAAAGTTTATCTTGCGGATCACAAAGAACTGGAATCCTACCGCACCGACGCTTATACGGCTGTGATTCACGACGCAATCAAATCTTATAAGCCTGAAATCGTCCTTTTGGGAGCTACCCATATCGGCCGTGACTTAGGCCCCTGTCTGGCCGTTCGCTGCAATACGGGACTGACTGCCGACTGCACCAAGTTGGAAATTGATGAGGAAGATAAAAAGATCAAGCAGACCCGCCCGGCCTTTGGCGGAAATTTAATGGCAACCATCGTTTGTCCGAACCACCGGCCTCAGATGTCCACAGTACGTCCGGGAGTTATGGAAAAAGCCGATAGGCAGGAGGGCCGTAAGGGCCAGGTCATTCCTCTTTCGGTAAGTTTTGAAAAAGACGATATAAGAACCCGCATCCTTGAAGTGGTAAAGCAGGCAGGAGAAGCGGTATCCTTAACTGATGCGGAAATCATTGTATCCGGCGGTATGGGTCTTGGCGGGGCCGAAGGCTTTGAACTGTTAAAGAAACTGGCGGATAAGCTGGGCGGTGTGGTTGCAGCGAGCCGTGCAGCCGTAGACGCAGGCTGGATCGACCATTCCTATCAGGTGGGACAGACCGGAACCACAGTACGTCCTAAACTGTATTTTGCCTGCGGCATTTCCGGGGCCATTCAGCATGTGGCAGGTATGCAGAACTCAGAGCAGATCATTGCGATCAATAAAAACCCGGCAGCTCCGATCTTTGAAGTGGCCGATTACGGCATCGTAGGGGATTATAATCAGGTGATCCCTGCGCTTATAGAAGCACTGGACAAATAA